The following proteins are encoded in a genomic region of Amphiura filiformis chromosome 18, Afil_fr2py, whole genome shotgun sequence:
- the LOC140139162 gene encoding uncharacterized protein: MFTSVPQDQAFRVTLETLANLDPFDYDPIIPDMKYMAELLRLVLYRNSFEFNDEYFLQTSGVPMGQSSSGSICNLVVHELENKILQSTTHIHTLYRYMDDTLVFWTGSLEDLQTFVQQVNTFHDTLKFTYEDSEDTIQFLDLVIYKGKRFKEKGILDIKCHTKKTETGQFLHRSSCHPQPVFDGFIRAEVMR, translated from the coding sequence ATGTTCACATCGGTCCCACAAGATCAAGCTTTTCGAGTTACTTTGGAGACACTCGCAAATCTGGACCCTTTTGATTACGACCCAATCATTCCAGATATGAAATACATGGCAGAACTCCTACGTCTGGTGTTATACAGGAATTCTTTTGAATTCAATGACGAATACTTCCTACAAACCTCAGGGGTACCTATGGGCCAAAGTTCATCAGGTAGCATCTGTAACCTTGTAGTCCATGAATTGGAAAACAAGATCTTACAATCGACTACACACATCCACACCTTATACAGGTATATGGATGACACGTTAGTCTTCTGGACGGGAAGTTTAGAAGACCTACAAACTTTCGTCCAGCAGGTGAACACCTTCCACGACACTTTGAAGTTTACATATGAAGATTCCGAGGACACCATCCAATTCCTAGACCTGGTCATATACAAAGGCAAACGCTTTAAAGAGAAAGGTATCCTGGACATCAAATGTCATACAAAGAAAACAGAGACAGGACAATTCTTACATAGATCATCATGCCACCCGCAGCCAGTTTTCGATGGTTTCATACGCGCTGAAGTCATGCGATAG